A genomic region of Miscanthus floridulus cultivar M001 chromosome 3, ASM1932011v1, whole genome shotgun sequence contains the following coding sequences:
- the LOC136544848 gene encoding F-box/LRR-repeat protein At1g55660-like, protein MKTSARARRGKSFVFSHRHQSLDSPIGRRASIAMGVLTRAKKRRLEERLADWISSLPDGVLGDIVSLLPTKDGARTQVLSSRWRHLWRAAPLNLDLHDDSAGSSILARARDISRILSVHPVPCRRFVMPRRYMEYPSWRTLDGWLRSPLLDNLQELDFNNGLLLPSSKSQKALCIPCSPAALSWRVCCYFTTADSVGCKSCPRASEVSVWILVVCVASGYNSSSLRTPHVWKDCCILEELK, encoded by the exons ATGAAAACTAGCGCGAGAGCCAGGCGTGGCAAATCATTCGTGTTCTCGCATCGCCACCAGAGCCTCGACTCCCCGATCGGCCGCCGCGCCTCCATCGCCATGGGGGTGCTCACCAGAGCGAAGAAGAGGAGGCTGGAAGAGCGCCTCGCCGACTGGATCAGCAGTCTCCCCGACGGCGTCCTCGGCGACATCGTCTCCCTCCTCCCCACCAAAGACGGCGCCCGCACGCAGGTGCTCTCCTCCCGCTGGCGCCACCTATGGCGCGCCGCTCCTCTCAACCTCGACCTCCATGACGACTCAGCTGGCAGCAGCATCCTGGCCAGGGCCAGAGATATCTCCCGCATCCTCTCTGTGCACCCTGTCCCTTGCCGCCGCTTCGTGATGCCTCGCCGCTATATGGAGTATCCCTCCTGGAGGACACTGGACGGCTGGCTCCGTTCCCCCCTGCTCGACAACCTCCAGGAGCTCGACTTCAACAACGGTCTCCTACTGCCATCA TCGAAATCACAGAAAGCTCTCTGCATACCTTGCTCGCCGGCTGCCCTGTCCTGGAGAGTCTGTTGCTACTTCACAACAGCGGATTCGGTCGGCTGCAAATCGTGTCCTCGAGCCTCAGAAGTATCGGTGTGGATTCTGGTGGTTTGTGTGGCATCAGGTTACAACAGCTCGTCATTGAGGACGCCCCATGTCTGGAAAGATTGCTGTATTTTGGAAGAACTCAAATGA